Proteins from one Hydrogenophaga sp. SL48 genomic window:
- the mshL gene encoding pilus (MSHA type) biogenesis protein MshL, whose translation MHTSNTKKTKPGLGTTAAILSSVLLGACVSPPQQSAKHLSDADATPLARMQEVALAESMKLMAKQDELLRDLRKKAEAKPVQPAAPVYDPLEGKTISVAIANGSISQILTAFADAAKVNLIVEPSVVQQGAQTDMYLKDVSLREAFNEVLRSYDVAGEVRNQTLRVRLHEEKFMSLGFLNVSSQMALNSGGNVFGANSTAGSSAISGSLSMSASAGNKTDPYTEIENNLRTILGDSKLTTDDDRTPATAAQQAPTMVRQPNQGQGFTLNRTTGTLYVKARPSQMRSVEDLIKRTQNSLTKQVYIEAQLIDVTLNDGYQFGIDWTQLRSRLALNFGIDSLALGGGAASLPGASRAYPASSLTIPSRVVGSTSGSASGGIAYQDQNGSSVINALRSFGNLRVLSNPNIQVRNGTPAMLSVGTSQRYVSRSSSAQNNIGGGSSTVTSDVQTDAVFSGVMVGVLPMMRDDGTIELLINPVQSDVDPKTLELVSVNETNRVSLPHVAYKGLTTTLNVNDGDVVVVGGLIDQSSSGANSGVPFLSDVPFFGKLVTQEGDSHRTRELIVVLRVRVL comes from the coding sequence ATGCACACCTCCAATACCAAGAAGACCAAGCCCGGACTGGGAACGACCGCTGCGATCCTGTCCTCGGTGCTGCTCGGCGCGTGCGTGTCGCCGCCGCAACAGAGCGCCAAGCACCTGTCGGACGCCGACGCCACGCCGCTGGCGCGCATGCAGGAGGTGGCCCTGGCCGAGTCGATGAAGCTGATGGCCAAGCAGGACGAGCTGCTGCGCGACCTGCGCAAGAAGGCCGAGGCCAAGCCCGTGCAGCCCGCCGCACCGGTCTACGATCCGCTGGAGGGCAAGACCATCAGCGTGGCCATCGCCAACGGCAGCATCAGCCAGATCCTCACGGCCTTCGCCGACGCCGCGAAGGTCAATCTGATCGTGGAACCCTCGGTCGTGCAGCAGGGCGCACAGACCGACATGTACCTCAAGGACGTGTCGCTGCGCGAGGCCTTCAACGAGGTGCTGCGCAGCTACGACGTCGCTGGCGAAGTCCGCAACCAGACGCTGCGCGTCCGTCTGCACGAAGAGAAATTCATGTCGCTGGGCTTCCTCAACGTGAGCAGCCAGATGGCCCTGAACTCCGGTGGCAACGTGTTCGGCGCCAACTCCACCGCAGGGAGCTCGGCCATCTCCGGCAGCCTCTCAATGAGCGCCAGCGCCGGCAACAAGACCGACCCCTACACCGAGATCGAGAACAACCTGCGCACCATCCTGGGCGACTCGAAGCTCACCACGGACGACGACCGCACGCCCGCCACCGCCGCCCAGCAGGCACCCACCATGGTGCGTCAGCCCAACCAGGGCCAGGGCTTCACCCTCAACCGCACCACCGGCACCCTGTACGTCAAGGCCCGTCCGTCGCAGATGCGCTCGGTGGAAGACCTGATCAAGCGCACCCAGAACTCGCTGACCAAACAGGTGTACATCGAGGCGCAGCTGATCGATGTGACGCTGAACGACGGCTACCAGTTCGGCATCGACTGGACCCAGCTGCGCAGCCGCCTGGCCCTGAACTTCGGCATCGACTCGCTGGCCCTGGGCGGCGGCGCGGCCAGCCTGCCCGGTGCCTCGCGCGCCTACCCGGCCAGCTCCCTGACCATTCCATCGCGCGTGGTCGGTTCCACCTCGGGCAGCGCGTCCGGGGGCATTGCCTACCAGGACCAGAACGGTTCGTCCGTGATCAACGCGCTGCGCTCGTTCGGCAACCTGCGCGTGCTGTCCAACCCCAACATCCAGGTGCGCAACGGCACCCCCGCCATGCTGTCGGTGGGCACCAGCCAGCGTTATGTGTCGCGCTCCAGCTCGGCCCAGAACAACATCGGTGGCGGCTCCAGCACGGTCACGTCCGACGTGCAGACCGACGCCGTGTTTTCCGGCGTGATGGTGGGCGTGCTGCCCATGATGCGTGACGACGGCACCATCGAGCTGCTGATCAACCCGGTGCAGAGCGATGTCGATCCCAAGACCCTGGAACTGGTCAGCGTGAACGAAACCAACCGGGTCAGCCTCCCCCACGTGGCCTACAAAGGCCTGACCACCACGCTCAACGTCAACGACGGCGACGTGGTGGTGGTGGGTGGCCTGATCGACCAGTCGAGCAGCGGCGCCAACAGCGGTGTGCCCTTCCTGTCCGACGTGCCGTTCTTCGGCAAGCTGGTGACACAGGAAGGCGACAGCCACCGGACCCGCGAACTGATCGTGGTGCTGCGCGTTCGCGTGTTATGA
- a CDS encoding tetratricopeptide repeat protein, whose product MALLGAAMAGAGVLGGFFISQWGGAQARPVPAPAPVGAAVLLAKPSAVDSIYAAEQATPGQASLPRMEAPLPTASPSLTLTYALPVAVQAPAPAKAATPTAPAAAVSADAVPAPTAVPSTGTAPTPALKDTPATAGPSSAPVTPASSAAPDDLSERFEGMNQALDNKDDATARRHLQAIQAQLPATSVARLRAEAWFAYQSGDLSSAQRTYRRLLDRLPADEQSALTLAAIERKSARPDQARDILSRSLRHNPGSVPLRSAMDQLAASEAPK is encoded by the coding sequence ATGGCCCTGCTCGGGGCGGCCATGGCCGGCGCCGGTGTGCTGGGCGGTTTTTTCATCAGCCAGTGGGGCGGTGCCCAGGCGCGCCCCGTCCCGGCCCCGGCGCCCGTCGGCGCGGCGGTCTTGCTGGCGAAACCGTCCGCCGTGGACAGCATCTACGCGGCCGAGCAGGCCACGCCCGGACAGGCCAGCCTGCCCCGCATGGAGGCGCCGCTGCCGACCGCGTCGCCCAGCCTGACGCTGACCTATGCGCTGCCGGTCGCCGTGCAGGCCCCGGCACCCGCCAAGGCGGCGACGCCCACAGCGCCTGCGGCGGCGGTGTCGGCCGATGCCGTGCCGGCTCCGACGGCGGTGCCATCGACCGGCACCGCCCCGACCCCGGCCTTGAAAGACACCCCGGCGACGGCGGGTCCCTCCAGCGCGCCGGTCACCCCCGCCTCGTCGGCCGCGCCCGATGACCTGTCGGAGCGTTTCGAGGGCATGAACCAGGCGCTGGACAACAAGGACGACGCCACCGCGCGGCGGCACCTGCAGGCCATCCAGGCCCAGTTGCCGGCCACCTCGGTCGCGCGCCTGCGCGCCGAGGCCTGGTTTGCCTACCAATCGGGCGACCTGAGCTCGGCCCAGCGCACCTACCGCCGCCTGCTGGACCGCCTGCCCGCCGATGAACAGTCCGCGTTGACGCTCGCTGCGATCGAGAGAAAAAGCGCACGACCCGACCAGGCCCGCGACATCCTGTCCCGGTCCCTGCGCCACAACCCGGGCTCCGTGCCGCTGCGCAGCGCCATGGACCAGCTCGCGGCCAGTGAGGCCCCCAAATGA
- a CDS encoding ExeA family protein → MSTRNSHLATLGLVRNPFPYTPDAGSYFLTAHLEEQFVELAHCIESRKGFCLLTAEVGMGKSTLVRRLMAELQGKNVVSALVFNTFLQGQELLAAILQDFGLESAGTMSADISTLNQFLLDHHRSGKTCLLIIDDAQNLSASSLELIRLLCNLETDQEKLLQILLAGQPELEEMLSQHSLRQLRSRVAKHSRLHGLNSTEIADYVKFRFDSAGNDGTLVLQADACQLLWKETQGVPRQIHVILDRCLYGLAAKNGNVIDLPLMRQAIEDSRVDLGPTTGAAAPVAASVTTAPRGVPMAWIGSGLALAGVVAAVVLFNGRSVTPVASAAVPAVALAGPSVAAALPAQTLPVPATEPVAASPAAKAAVATLVAADRAAGAGCTPKVAWPSGRQAVSQPLSELTQRLLGERLARLDDACTELRQGQTWLTWGAVPAGYAMDQRLATAQIQIALSHYGSLLPQAVDGVWGAKSQRALQQFQTGVGLEPTGHVDALSGLILERFYVQER, encoded by the coding sequence ATGAGCACCCGCAACAGCCACCTGGCCACGCTGGGGCTCGTGCGCAACCCCTTCCCCTACACACCGGACGCGGGCAGCTACTTCCTGACCGCGCACCTGGAGGAGCAGTTCGTCGAGCTCGCCCACTGCATCGAATCGCGCAAGGGCTTCTGCCTGCTCACGGCCGAGGTCGGCATGGGCAAGAGCACGCTGGTGCGCCGCCTGATGGCCGAGCTGCAGGGCAAAAACGTGGTCTCTGCGCTGGTGTTCAACACCTTTCTGCAGGGGCAGGAGCTGCTCGCGGCGATCCTCCAGGACTTCGGGCTGGAGAGCGCCGGCACGATGTCGGCCGATATCTCCACGCTCAACCAGTTCCTGCTCGACCACCACCGCAGCGGCAAGACCTGCCTGCTCATCATTGACGATGCGCAGAACCTCTCGGCCAGTTCGCTGGAGCTGATCCGCCTGCTGTGCAACCTGGAGACCGATCAGGAAAAGCTGCTGCAGATCCTGCTCGCCGGACAGCCCGAGCTGGAGGAGATGCTGTCGCAGCACAGCCTGCGCCAGCTGCGCAGCCGGGTGGCCAAACACTCGCGCCTGCATGGCCTGAACAGCACCGAGATCGCGGACTACGTGAAGTTCCGTTTCGACTCGGCGGGCAACGACGGCACGCTGGTGCTGCAGGCCGACGCCTGCCAGTTGCTCTGGAAAGAAACCCAGGGCGTGCCGCGCCAGATCCACGTGATCCTCGACCGCTGCCTCTATGGCCTGGCGGCCAAGAACGGCAACGTCATCGACCTGCCGCTGATGCGCCAGGCGATCGAAGACAGCCGGGTCGATCTCGGGCCCACGACGGGCGCCGCCGCCCCGGTGGCTGCGTCCGTGACCACAGCGCCTCGCGGTGTGCCCATGGCCTGGATCGGATCGGGCCTGGCCCTGGCCGGCGTGGTCGCGGCGGTGGTGCTGTTCAACGGACGGTCGGTCACGCCGGTGGCTTCGGCCGCGGTGCCCGCTGTCGCCCTGGCGGGCCCGTCGGTCGCGGCCGCTCTGCCGGCCCAGACGTTGCCGGTGCCCGCCACCGAACCCGTCGCCGCCTCACCCGCAGCAAAGGCCGCTGTGGCCACGCTGGTCGCCGCAGACCGCGCGGCCGGCGCGGGCTGCACACCCAAGGTCGCCTGGCCCAGCGGGCGCCAGGCGGTCAGCCAGCCCCTGAGCGAACTCACCCAGCGCCTGCTGGGCGAGCGGCTGGCGCGGCTGGACGATGCCTGCACCGAGCTGCGGCAGGGCCAGACCTGGCTGACCTGGGGCGCGGTGCCTGCCGGTTACGCCATGGACCAGCGCCTGGCCACGGCACAGATACAGATCGCCCTCAGCCACTACGGCAGCCTGCTCCCGCAGGCGGTGGACGGCGTGTGGGGGGCCAAGAGTCAACGGGCCTTGCAGCAGTTTCAGACCGGCGTGGGCCTGGAGCCCACCGGCCACGTGGATGCCCTGAGCGGATTGATATTGGAGAGGTTTTATGTTCAAGAACGGTGA
- a CDS encoding GspE/PulE family protein: MFKNGEGGDSPQGVVHRRLGDMLVASGLVSRVAIDYALQKQVVEGQKLGRMLVELGFLSAKDLARHLAIHRGLEFREVPPVNPEVTAAFNRNLCVTHNFLPVGREGDKIRVLLGDAEPETVAALVQRRVGQDVLFWQGDFFAVTDAIHQHFYFKENPTEKLIESEVRRLSDDRDHAYSPERLMELILHTAVRERATDVHIAPTAHSRTVLMRIDGVLRPMFAMPASMDRLVAFIKLKADMDASEQRLPQDGSFAVSLMDALYTIRVSTLISEFGERMALRLLPERSDLDRLQDLGFLEEDVAEMERSFARPHGLILITGPTGSGKSTTLHAALRVQPLVERNVLTVEDPVEHRVPVACQTEVNRRAGYDFASAMRHFLRHDPDIILVGEVRDAETARAALDAASTGHLVLSTLHVGGIFGVVPRLRLLGVDAETVAENLVAVINQRLVRRVCPHCRTGRPATDEERAWLGVEDTPTLFHGVGCPSCRGSGYRGRLPVYEVLTVHRELADAIMAEAPRAKLRELAEAGGLKPMSRLARHRVLAGETTLEEIRRAIGWD, encoded by the coding sequence ATGTTCAAGAACGGTGAGGGCGGAGACAGCCCCCAGGGCGTGGTGCATCGCCGCCTCGGCGACATGCTCGTGGCCAGCGGGCTGGTCAGCCGGGTGGCGATCGACTACGCACTGCAGAAACAGGTGGTGGAGGGGCAGAAGCTCGGGCGCATGCTGGTCGAGCTGGGCTTCCTCAGTGCGAAAGACCTGGCGCGCCACCTGGCCATCCACCGCGGGCTCGAATTCAGGGAGGTGCCACCGGTGAATCCGGAGGTGACCGCGGCCTTCAACCGCAACCTCTGCGTCACTCACAACTTCCTGCCGGTCGGCCGCGAGGGCGACAAGATCCGCGTGCTGCTGGGCGACGCCGAGCCCGAGACCGTGGCCGCGCTGGTGCAGCGCCGGGTGGGGCAGGACGTGCTGTTCTGGCAGGGTGACTTCTTTGCGGTCACCGACGCGATCCACCAGCACTTCTATTTCAAGGAAAACCCGACCGAGAAGCTGATCGAGTCCGAGGTCCGCCGCCTGAGCGACGACCGCGACCACGCCTACAGCCCGGAACGCCTGATGGAGCTGATCCTGCACACGGCGGTGCGCGAGCGCGCCACCGACGTGCACATCGCCCCCACGGCCCACAGCCGCACGGTGCTCATGCGCATCGACGGCGTGTTGCGCCCCATGTTCGCCATGCCGGCGTCGATGGACCGCCTGGTGGCCTTCATCAAGCTCAAGGCCGACATGGACGCCAGCGAGCAGCGGCTGCCGCAGGACGGCAGCTTCGCCGTGAGCCTGATGGACGCGCTCTACACCATCCGGGTGTCGACCCTGATTTCGGAGTTCGGCGAACGCATGGCCCTGCGCCTGCTGCCCGAGCGCAGCGACCTCGACCGCCTCCAGGACCTGGGTTTCCTGGAGGAAGACGTGGCCGAGATGGAGCGCTCGTTTGCGCGCCCGCACGGCCTGATCCTGATCACCGGCCCCACCGGCTCGGGCAAGAGCACCACGCTGCACGCCGCCCTGCGGGTGCAGCCGCTGGTGGAGCGCAACGTGCTGACGGTGGAAGACCCGGTGGAGCACCGCGTGCCCGTGGCCTGCCAGACCGAGGTGAACCGCCGCGCCGGCTACGACTTCGCCAGCGCCATGCGCCACTTCCTGCGCCACGACCCGGACATCATCCTGGTCGGCGAGGTGCGCGACGCCGAAACCGCGCGGGCCGCGCTCGACGCCGCGTCCACCGGTCACCTGGTGCTGTCCACGCTGCACGTGGGGGGCATCTTTGGTGTGGTGCCGCGCCTGCGCCTGCTCGGGGTGGACGCCGAGACCGTGGCGGAGAACCTGGTCGCGGTCATCAACCAGCGCCTGGTGCGCCGCGTCTGCCCGCACTGCCGCACCGGCCGCCCGGCCACCGACGAAGAACGCGCCTGGCTGGGTGTGGAGGACACGCCCACGCTGTTCCATGGCGTGGGTTGCCCGAGCTGCCGTGGCTCCGGCTACCGGGGCCGGCTGCCGGTCTACGAGGTGCTCACCGTGCACCGCGAGCTGGCCGACGCCATCATGGCCGAGGCGCCCCGCGCAAAACTGCGCGAGCTGGCCGAGGCGGGCGGGCTCAAACCCATGTCGCGCCTGGCCCGCCACCGCGTGCTCGCGGGCGAGACCACGCTCGAAGAGATCCGCCGCGCCATTGGCTGGGACTGA
- a CDS encoding type II secretion system F family protein: MSTGLRTYFYRVLLPHGKVETGFLRLLVERDHSVRLRLEQRTDGTVLHLLRLPEWLNALNEFRLRMFRKQIRTQDLAGFLRDMGIMLDAGVPMMDALKTLIEDDSGSSGVSDIATRVHLDLSSGMRMPQSFDRHPDVFPETVRNLSEIGDQSGELSRMLLESASHVERLIDIRRDIRTALIYPMFVFATVLGVGFFWLYYVVPNLAALFKQLQAKLPPLTQWLIAVSDVLVQYLLLFLLAVVLVIGLLVWAYRYFPTFRRGIHELVHQLPIARTLATSSGMAFISEHLALLVRAGLDFMTSLDVLARATTDHYYRERLLKVRDGVARGEGVGASMRRVGGFPAMAVRMIAVGEESGSLDKQLDRLAQEYRKRLDVVVQTLSEIIKPALILLAGGLFIFMIVALLLPIYDLVRQSVNQSLGGGG, translated from the coding sequence ATGAGCACCGGCTTGCGCACCTATTTCTACCGCGTGCTGCTGCCGCACGGGAAGGTCGAGACCGGCTTCCTGCGGCTGCTGGTCGAGCGCGACCACTCGGTGCGCCTGCGCCTGGAGCAGCGCACCGACGGCACGGTCCTGCACCTGCTGCGTCTGCCGGAGTGGCTCAACGCGCTCAACGAGTTCCGCCTGCGCATGTTCCGCAAGCAGATCCGGACGCAGGACCTCGCGGGTTTTCTGCGCGACATGGGCATCATGCTGGACGCGGGCGTGCCCATGATGGACGCGCTCAAGACCCTGATCGAAGACGACTCCGGTTCGAGCGGCGTGTCCGACATCGCGACCCGGGTGCACCTCGACCTGTCGTCGGGCATGCGCATGCCCCAGTCGTTCGACCGCCACCCCGACGTGTTTCCCGAGACCGTGCGCAACCTGTCCGAGATCGGCGACCAGTCGGGCGAGCTGTCCCGGATGCTGCTGGAATCGGCGTCGCACGTCGAGCGCCTGATCGACATCCGGCGCGACATCCGCACGGCCCTGATCTACCCGATGTTCGTGTTCGCCACGGTGCTGGGCGTGGGCTTCTTCTGGCTCTATTACGTGGTGCCCAACCTGGCCGCGCTGTTCAAGCAGCTGCAGGCCAAGCTGCCGCCGCTCACCCAGTGGCTGATCGCGGTGTCCGACGTGCTGGTGCAGTACCTGTTGCTGTTCCTGCTCGCCGTGGTGCTGGTGATTGGGTTGCTGGTCTGGGCCTACCGGTACTTTCCGACATTCCGCCGGGGCATCCACGAGCTGGTGCACCAGCTGCCCATCGCGCGCACGCTGGCCACCTCGTCGGGCATGGCCTTCATCAGCGAGCACCTGGCCCTGCTGGTGCGGGCGGGCCTGGACTTCATGACCAGCCTGGACGTGCTGGCGCGCGCCACCACCGACCACTACTACCGCGAGCGCCTGCTCAAGGTGCGCGACGGCGTGGCGCGGGGCGAGGGCGTGGGCGCGTCGATGCGGCGCGTCGGCGGCTTCCCGGCCATGGCGGTGCGCATGATCGCCGTGGGCGAGGAGTCGGGTTCGCTGGACAAGCAGCTCGACCGCCTGGCGCAGGAGTACCGCAAGCGGCTCGACGTGGTGGTGCAGACGCTGAGCGAGATCATCAAGCCCGCGCTGATCCTGCTGGCCGGCGGCCTGTTCATCTTCATGATCGTGGCCCTGCTGCTGCCGATCTACGACCTGGTGCGCCAGTCGGTGAACCAGTCGCTGGGAGGGGGCGGATGA